A DNA window from Niabella yanshanensis contains the following coding sequences:
- a CDS encoding DUF4488 domain-containing protein — protein MKHVFLASLCLAAHLFVSAQKISTKLELFDGTWQVTMQSLPGEPGKFAPPKTNDFKVYDGVGNFSHIIYVNNKYVELSKGTIEFTSDSTYTEKLEKHLAVPASVKEGKIVFRFLDADTFLMKWSLNNLSGQEVYKRVK, from the coding sequence ATGAAACATGTTTTTTTAGCTAGCTTGTGTTTAGCCGCCCATTTGTTTGTGTCGGCGCAAAAGATCTCAACAAAGCTGGAGCTTTTCGACGGAACCTGGCAGGTGACTATGCAAAGCTTACCCGGGGAACCAGGTAAGTTTGCGCCCCCAAAAACAAATGATTTTAAAGTGTATGACGGGGTGGGCAATTTCAGCCATATTATTTACGTGAATAATAAATACGTAGAGCTGTCGAAGGGAACCATAGAATTTACTTCGGATTCTACCTATACGGAAAAACTTGAAAAGCATCTGGCGGTGCCTGCTTCGGTAAAAGAAGGTAAGATTGTATTCAGGTTTTTAGATGCGGATACATTTTTAATGAAATGGTCGCTCAATAATCTAAGCGGACAGGAAGTCTACAAAAGAGTAAAATAG
- a CDS encoding RagB/SusD family nutrient uptake outer membrane protein, which translates to MKKSFVAFVTALLVLQLASSCKKYLDMEHFFKDRQNIDTVFARRDYTEQWLADVYTHLRGPNTDVGNKNDVLSNFLSDDMFFGDRIKDGRFSNSEYKNFKNGDYNEANWQESWASCYQGIRKASIFIDNVDKNRQMTREEITDRKAQARFLRAYYYWLLIRKYGPVPLVPEHGLDYTESYSDLSLPRNTHDECVDFITKELALAAKDLPASLRDSRNLVRPTKGAALAARAKVYLYAASPLYNGNADMADLTDDKGKQLIAQQYNEEKWARAAAAAKEIIDLGVYKLYTYPYHAESQGPDYPPTIIPPFNAKYSNANFPNGWKDIDPMESYRALFNGNVSFLGNPEVIFSRVTEIGSQLTTDLPMHQAPYSLNGWNTYGLTQKQVDAYAMSDGSDVPLSPRVTGFTASNTSHLPLPANVSLQYANREPRFYASVAYNGSIWYRTSINLQSEREKQVFYYRGLADGKQPASPEFYIRTGIGIKKYVNTLDAAFRSTPEGGYNVPKTEPAIRYAEILLIYAEAMNELGSAHSIPTFDGSGNVSVSRNVSEMSKAISQVRIRGGVPDHEAAVYASRDELRKKIKREWQIEFLAENHRYFDLRRWKDAPVEEATPVMGCNMDMTSNQRDLFHTPVIIASLPTIFVKKMYLWPIPHEELRRNVRLTQNPGWTTPY; encoded by the coding sequence ATGAAAAAAAGTTTTGTAGCATTCGTCACAGCCCTCCTGGTATTGCAGTTGGCCAGCTCCTGCAAAAAGTACCTGGACATGGAACATTTTTTTAAAGACCGCCAGAATATAGATACTGTTTTTGCACGCAGGGATTATACCGAGCAATGGCTGGCAGACGTATATACTCATCTAAGAGGCCCTAATACAGATGTAGGAAATAAGAATGATGTATTGTCTAATTTCCTTTCAGATGATATGTTTTTCGGTGATAGGATAAAAGACGGGAGGTTTTCTAATTCCGAGTATAAAAACTTTAAGAACGGAGATTATAACGAGGCTAACTGGCAGGAGTCGTGGGCTTCCTGCTATCAGGGTATCCGGAAGGCTTCCATTTTTATTGATAATGTCGATAAAAACCGCCAGATGACCCGGGAAGAGATAACTGATCGCAAAGCACAAGCCAGGTTTTTAAGGGCCTATTACTATTGGCTGTTGATCAGGAAATATGGTCCCGTACCATTGGTGCCCGAACACGGCCTGGATTATACTGAAAGCTATAGTGATCTTTCCTTACCTCGTAATACACACGACGAATGTGTTGATTTTATCACAAAGGAACTGGCTTTGGCAGCCAAAGATCTGCCTGCTTCACTCAGGGACTCGCGTAATCTGGTTCGTCCTACTAAAGGTGCTGCTTTAGCTGCGAGAGCAAAGGTATACCTGTACGCTGCAAGTCCTTTATATAATGGCAATGCCGATATGGCGGATCTGACAGATGATAAAGGAAAGCAATTGATTGCTCAGCAATACAACGAAGAAAAATGGGCCAGGGCAGCCGCAGCAGCCAAAGAAATAATAGACCTGGGCGTATATAAATTGTACACCTATCCTTATCATGCTGAAAGCCAGGGACCAGACTATCCGCCGACGATTATTCCTCCGTTTAACGCTAAATATTCTAATGCTAATTTTCCTAATGGATGGAAGGATATTGATCCAATGGAATCGTACCGGGCCTTGTTTAACGGAAACGTATCGTTCCTGGGTAACCCTGAAGTAATATTTTCAAGGGTTACGGAAATTGGAAGCCAGTTAACAACAGATCTGCCCATGCACCAGGCGCCTTATTCTTTAAATGGCTGGAATACGTACGGTCTTACTCAAAAGCAGGTAGATGCTTATGCCATGAGCGATGGCAGCGATGTGCCTTTAAGCCCGAGAGTAACAGGATTCACTGCCAGCAACACCTCACACCTTCCTTTGCCGGCCAATGTATCGCTGCAATACGCTAACAGGGAGCCCCGCTTTTATGCATCAGTTGCTTATAACGGAAGTATATGGTATCGTACCAGCATTAACCTGCAGTCAGAACGGGAAAAGCAGGTGTTTTACTATCGTGGTTTGGCTGATGGAAAACAACCTGCGTCTCCTGAATTCTATATCAGAACCGGTATTGGTATCAAAAAATATGTAAATACACTGGATGCTGCATTTAGAAGCACGCCGGAGGGAGGTTATAATGTTCCCAAAACAGAACCCGCTATAAGGTATGCAGAAATATTGCTGATCTATGCGGAGGCGATGAATGAGCTCGGCAGCGCACATAGTATCCCAACTTTTGACGGTAGTGGTAATGTCAGCGTTAGCCGCAATGTTTCAGAAATGAGCAAAGCCATTAGCCAGGTGCGCATACGGGGTGGTGTACCTGATCATGAAGCAGCGGTATACGCCTCAAGAGACGAACTGAGAAAAAAGATAAAAAGGGAATGGCAGATAGAGTTCCTTGCCGAAAATCACCGGTACTTTGATTTAAGGCGATGGAAGGATGCGCCGGTTGAAGAAGCAACACCTGTGATGGGCTGTAATATGGATATGACTTCAAACCAGAGAGATCTTTTTCATACACCAGTAATCATTGCGTCCCTACCCACGATTTTTGTGAAGAAAATGTACCTGTGGCCAATTCCCCATGAAGAACTGAGAAGAAATGTTAGATTAACTCAAAACCCGGGATGGACAACCCCTTATTAA
- a CDS encoding SusC/RagA family TonB-linked outer membrane protein: MRKYIILLFLTFTLGSLLAQDVEVIGTITDPTNAPMPAVSITIKDQAGLGTSSNADGKYKIKTDAYSILVFSFVGYKTQEIKVGQKSLVNVVMQPADSSIMDQVVITATGIKKKITNTGAITTVNIDDIRVPGANITNALAGNVAGIIAMQTSGEPGFNNSQFWIRGMSTFGANQGALVMVDGFERPFNEINIEDIESFSVLKDASATALYGSKGANGVILITTKNGKAGRIAIDGRVQAGYVTRTRTPEYVDGYEYAKLVNEALITRNREPLYTPNELEIIKNNLDPDLYPNVDWMDLMLRPSTNNLNASLNFKGGGSTARYFVSTAYFNEGGMYESDASLKEYKTNANRERWNYRTNFDFDITKTTLLRLGVAGFLEKKNSPGLGHFIWESLVGTNPTATPVLYSNGLVPAYGTGAQTNPWVLTTQTGYKEFWQNNINTNVNVEQRLDFITKGLRAVARVAFDADSRNEIFRQKWPEQFNVERRRDRNGNLVFVRKSPESLMFQTSAASGTRILELNGELVYNRNFSGHNVDALVRYFRRESRSSVSVGTDIANGIPYRNLSFSGHTGYSFRNKYLAAFDFGYTGSENFRVGRQFGFFPAVSGGWVISEENWFRKVPWLDLLKVRYSHGWVGNDNLGRRFAYLSVLDYYRNGDGVIDRSFNFGDLVNPNRFNALGYMQVASNELTWETGVKKDLGLEINILKNMFTFYMDLFEETRDDIFIQRNFLPAMVGITSAPFANVGKTLNRGFDGNFSFRKNLGQVDFTARGNITYYRNEIVERDEQYNFYPYRSQEGFRIDQRRGLIAEGLFKDYEEIRNSPRQTYGAYMPGDIRYKDVNGDGVINDDDIVPIGASNRPALIYGLGTSARWKGIDFNIHFQGAGRSAYFIDGPSVYPFTAGSWGNILTEAGNPANRWISADISGDPATENPNAKYPRLSYGGNANNYRPSTYWLRDGQYLRLKTLELGYSFPKLQLQKFHMSVARIYVVGQNLFVWDKLKIWDPELANGNGMAYPPAKTITVGLNITL, translated from the coding sequence ATGAGAAAATATATCATTCTACTTTTTCTAACCTTTACGTTAGGCAGCTTACTGGCGCAGGATGTGGAAGTGATCGGTACTATTACCGATCCTACCAATGCACCTATGCCAGCTGTAAGCATCACTATTAAAGACCAGGCCGGCCTTGGTACTTCTTCCAATGCCGACGGGAAGTATAAGATAAAGACCGATGCGTATAGTATTCTGGTGTTCTCTTTTGTGGGATACAAAACACAGGAAATTAAAGTAGGTCAAAAATCGCTTGTAAATGTAGTGATGCAGCCGGCAGATTCCAGTATTATGGACCAGGTAGTTATCACGGCAACCGGTATTAAAAAGAAGATCACCAACACAGGAGCAATTACAACTGTTAATATCGATGATATCAGGGTTCCGGGAGCCAATATCACCAATGCGCTGGCAGGTAATGTAGCCGGAATTATCGCCATGCAAACTTCTGGCGAGCCCGGCTTCAATAACTCGCAGTTTTGGATCAGGGGTATGTCAACCTTTGGTGCTAACCAGGGTGCGCTGGTAATGGTAGATGGCTTTGAGAGGCCTTTCAACGAGATCAATATTGAGGACATAGAATCTTTCTCGGTATTAAAGGATGCATCGGCTACAGCTTTATACGGTTCCAAGGGTGCAAATGGAGTTATTTTGATTACCACCAAGAATGGTAAGGCGGGCCGAATTGCTATCGATGGCAGAGTGCAGGCAGGCTACGTAACCCGAACACGCACGCCTGAATATGTAGACGGCTATGAATATGCAAAGCTGGTAAATGAAGCCCTTATTACCCGTAACCGCGAGCCGCTATACACACCTAATGAACTGGAGATTATTAAAAATAATCTGGACCCGGATCTCTATCCAAATGTAGACTGGATGGATCTGATGTTGCGTCCTTCTACCAATAATTTAAACGCCTCTCTCAATTTCAAAGGGGGTGGATCTACTGCCAGGTATTTTGTGTCTACAGCCTATTTTAATGAAGGCGGCATGTACGAAAGTGATGCCTCATTAAAAGAGTATAAAACCAATGCCAACCGCGAGCGGTGGAATTATCGCACTAATTTCGATTTTGATATCACTAAAACAACTTTACTGCGCCTGGGTGTTGCCGGATTTTTGGAGAAAAAGAATTCACCTGGCTTAGGACATTTTATCTGGGAATCGCTGGTTGGTACCAATCCTACGGCAACGCCTGTATTATACTCGAATGGCCTGGTACCTGCTTATGGCACAGGGGCTCAAACTAATCCATGGGTGCTTACTACTCAAACAGGTTACAAAGAGTTCTGGCAAAACAATATCAATACCAATGTTAATGTGGAACAAAGGCTCGATTTTATTACCAAAGGTTTAAGAGCCGTGGCCCGTGTGGCTTTTGATGCTGATAGCCGCAACGAAATATTCAGGCAGAAGTGGCCGGAGCAGTTTAATGTGGAAAGAAGAAGAGACCGCAATGGTAACCTGGTATTCGTACGCAAATCACCAGAATCGCTGATGTTTCAGACCAGTGCCGCCAGTGGTACACGTATTTTAGAGTTGAACGGCGAGCTGGTATATAACCGAAATTTTTCCGGTCATAATGTTGATGCATTGGTTAGGTATTTTCGCCGTGAGTCCAGAAGTTCTGTAAGTGTGGGCACTGATATTGCTAACGGCATACCTTATCGCAATCTTTCTTTTTCAGGCCATACAGGATATTCTTTTAGAAATAAGTACCTGGCCGCTTTTGATTTTGGCTATACTGGTTCGGAGAATTTTAGAGTAGGCAGGCAGTTCGGATTTTTTCCTGCAGTTTCAGGTGGATGGGTGATTTCTGAGGAGAACTGGTTTAGAAAAGTTCCTTGGCTGGATCTTCTTAAAGTCCGGTACTCCCATGGTTGGGTAGGTAACGACAACTTGGGCAGACGCTTTGCCTATTTAAGCGTGCTGGATTATTACCGGAATGGAGATGGAGTGATAGACCGCAGTTTTAATTTTGGTGATTTGGTGAATCCTAACCGGTTCAATGCTTTGGGGTATATGCAGGTAGCCTCCAATGAATTAACCTGGGAAACAGGTGTGAAAAAAGACCTGGGTTTAGAGATCAATATTTTAAAGAACATGTTTACTTTTTATATGGATCTTTTTGAGGAAACGCGCGACGATATCTTTATACAGCGCAACTTCCTTCCTGCAATGGTAGGTATCACCAGCGCTCCGTTTGCAAATGTGGGGAAAACATTGAATCGCGGCTTTGATGGCAACTTCTCGTTCCGGAAAAACCTGGGCCAGGTAGACTTTACAGCGCGGGGCAATATCACTTATTATAGAAATGAGATCGTTGAAAGAGATGAGCAATATAATTTTTATCCCTATCGCTCACAGGAAGGTTTCCGGATAGATCAAAGAAGAGGTTTGATAGCAGAAGGACTATTTAAAGATTATGAAGAGATAAGAAACAGCCCGCGTCAGACGTATGGAGCTTATATGCCTGGCGACATCCGGTACAAGGACGTAAACGGAGATGGCGTCATTAATGATGATGATATCGTACCTATCGGTGCCAGCAACAGGCCCGCACTGATCTATGGTTTAGGTACTTCTGCCAGATGGAAGGGCATTGACTTTAACATACATTTCCAGGGAGCCGGACGATCAGCCTATTTTATTGATGGACCCAGTGTTTATCCTTTCACTGCTGGTTCCTGGGGTAATATTTTAACCGAGGCCGGTAATCCAGCCAACAGGTGGATATCTGCAGATATCTCGGGCGATCCTGCCACAGAAAACCCCAATGCAAAGTATCCAAGGTTAAGTTATGGGGGTAACGCCAATAACTATCGACCTTCTACCTACTGGCTGAGAGACGGGCAGTACCTGAGATTAAAGACCCTGGAGCTGGGATATTCTTTTCCTAAGCTGCAACTCCAGAAATTCCATATGTCTGTAGCCCGTATTTATGTAGTAGGCCAGAATCTTTTCGTATGGGATAAATTGAAGATATGGGATCCGGAACTGGCAAATGGTAATGGCATGGCTTATCCGCCTGCTAAAACGATAACAGTCGGACTAAATATTACATTATAA
- a CDS encoding BT_3044 domain-containing protein, protein MKYSYLLILLFSLLTAGCNKEWEDELFVKDVAFVKNGVVPVYAKYLSTGGAVTLKVPVVLSGSTENTEEVQVTLELDTDTLQNLNFDRFRNRQDLYFIQLPTSNYSFSSNTATIPKNSNLGYFDLNLKMENMDMYNKYILPVKLVSTSKYGVSQRRWYKKSLMQVIPFNDYSGNYSVPGQVKRTEGNEPALTVPNRTAWVVNENTVFFYAGVIEEEAYDRLKYKISARFNTDGTITLTANDPAIKFKQNGGTYTVAKKMDDVQPYLQRTITTMNLDYEYEDITQPTFPLRYRFTGAMVLERVRNTQIPDEDQQVVIDSDMF, encoded by the coding sequence ATGAAATATTCTTACTTATTAATATTATTGTTTAGCCTACTGACTGCAGGCTGTAACAAGGAATGGGAAGACGAGCTATTTGTAAAGGATGTAGCTTTTGTTAAGAACGGGGTAGTTCCTGTATATGCTAAATACCTTTCAACAGGAGGCGCCGTTACATTGAAAGTTCCGGTGGTTTTAAGTGGCAGCACTGAAAATACGGAAGAGGTACAGGTTACATTAGAACTGGATACAGATACACTGCAGAACCTTAATTTTGACCGGTTCAGGAACAGGCAGGATTTATACTTTATACAATTGCCCACTTCTAATTATTCCTTTAGCTCCAATACGGCTACTATTCCTAAAAATTCCAATCTGGGCTACTTTGATTTAAACCTGAAGATGGAGAATATGGATATGTATAACAAGTATATACTCCCGGTAAAGCTGGTATCCACTTCCAAATACGGTGTTTCCCAGCGCAGATGGTATAAGAAGTCGCTCATGCAGGTAATACCTTTTAACGATTACTCCGGTAATTATTCTGTGCCGGGCCAGGTAAAAAGAACAGAAGGGAATGAACCTGCTTTGACGGTGCCTAATCGTACTGCCTGGGTAGTTAATGAAAATACCGTATTCTTTTATGCAGGTGTAATTGAAGAAGAAGCTTATGACAGGTTGAAATATAAGATTAGCGCTCGTTTTAACACTGATGGCACAATTACTTTAACAGCCAATGATCCGGCCATTAAGTTTAAACAAAACGGCGGTACCTACACTGTTGCAAAAAAAATGGACGATGTACAGCCTTACCTGCAAAGAACAATTACCACCATGAACCTGGATTACGAATATGAAGACATCACGCAGCCTACCTTTCCACTGCGGTACAGATTCACAGGAGCCATGGTATTGGAAAGAGTAAGAAACACACAGATACCGGACGAGGATCAGCAGGTGGTGATCGATAGCGATATGTTCTGA